In one Nicotiana tomentosiformis chromosome 6, ASM39032v3, whole genome shotgun sequence genomic region, the following are encoded:
- the LOC138893607 gene encoding uncharacterized protein: protein MDHKSLKYIFNQKELNLRQRRWLELRKDYGIDILYHPGKTNVVVNALSRRSMGSLSYLQPEKCGIAHEIHQLASLAVRLLDSGDTGVTIQDTATSSLVTEVEERQYADLVLAYYRDTSPQKENTPFEIIGDGVLRY from the coding sequence atggatcataagagccttaaatatatcttcaatcaaaaggaattgaatttacgccaaaggagatggttagagctacgGAAAGACTAtggcattgatattttataccatccggggaagacAAATGTAGTAGTcaacgccctcagccgtagatctatgggtagcctgtcatatttacaaccagagaagtgtgggatagcccatgagattcatcagctagctagtcttgcaGTTCGATTACTAGACTCGGGTGATACCGGAGTTACAattcaggacacggcaacatcctctttagtaactgaagtagAGGAACGCCAGTATGCGGATCTTGTGCTAGCTTATTAtagagatacatcccctcaaaaggagaatacaccatttgaaattataggagatggagtcctcagatattga
- the LOC138893608 gene encoding uncharacterized protein: MKKDIAEFVAQCPNCQQACVMDFRGSWDDHLPLIDFAYNNSYHSNIQMAPYESLYRQECRSPIGWFEIGETKLVGPELVQQAVEKIKLIRERLLAAQSCQRSYADNRR, encoded by the exons atgaagaaggatatagcagagtttgttgctcagtgcccaaattgtcaacag gcttgtgtgatggacttcaggggtagctgggatgatcatcttccacttattgattttgcatataataatagttatcattccaacattcagatggctccatacgaatcTCTTTATAGACAGgagtgtaggtcacctataggatggttcgagattggggaaactaagttagtaggaccagagttggtacaacaggcagttgagaagattaagcttataagggaaaggctattagcagcacaGAGTTGTCAGaggtcctatgcagataatcgacgatga